The proteins below come from a single Triticum aestivum cultivar Chinese Spring chromosome 5D, IWGSC CS RefSeq v2.1, whole genome shotgun sequence genomic window:
- the LOC123119391 gene encoding uncharacterized protein: MQALARAARGFWPAAAAAAGRGNRGQVQPSRGIVVHVRDGNLERALQVMERKMRSSGIERLIKRRTEHHVKNSEKRVLARKALMARVRSQELGKNLRDILIKKIRGQ; the protein is encoded by the exons atgcAGGCACTAGCACGAGCGGCGCGGGGGTTCtggccggcggcggccgcggccgcggggagggGGAACCGCGGGCAGGTGCAGCCGTCCCGGGGGATCGTGGTGCATGTGAGGGATGGCAACCTGGAGCGCGCGCTCCAGGTGATGGAGCGCAAGATGCGGTCCAGCGGCATCGAGCGGCTCATCAAGCGCCGGACGGAGCACCACGTCAAGAACTCCGAGAAGCGCGTGCTCGCGCGCAAGGCTCTCATGGCGCGCGTCCGCtcccaggagctcggcaagaatcTCCGCGATATCCTCATCAAGAAGATCAG GGGTCAGTAA